In the Colletotrichum lupini chromosome 4, complete sequence genome, TGCCGGGAACGCGGCTACCGGCACCACGGCGCCTACTCCAACTCAAGACGACTATGTAGTATTATCTACGCCTGTCAAAGTGACGAGCCAAGCGCTGCCCAATTAACTGGTTTCCTAAACGGAAAGGGTCACTTCTTTTGAGCCCCTGCCAAGTCGACTAAGCATTCTATTACATGTCGCTGAATCGCAAGGTAATGTTAGCTTGTAATGTAACTCTGTTAGAGATTGTTTCTTAGATTGGCTTATAAACTGAAAGCTAGCTTAGGAAATTGGAATCAGTCAGCCGCGCCCTCTCTCGGGTTCGGTCTGTTGCGTTCTAGCGAAGAAACAGCCGTCGTGACTGATACGATTTGAATTGTGTGAGGATCTTTGCCAGCATACGAGTACGTAATTCGACGACTGAATATATACACTcagctttatataatattgtACAGGTTCCTCCTTCTTCCTTCCACCGTTACCAATGAGGAGGCTCAAACCTTGACAAACCAGCCTTTGCCAATCTTCTTCGTCTTGACTATTCGCGCCAAGGTTAAGAAGAATGTTCCCAACATCAAACAGCTGCCAGCAAAAGCCTGGGCGCCGAGGTATCGGCCGCCGGTAGCAGAGATGATGGCACCGGCGATTGGATTGCCGGTGAGCACCGCAAACGCAACAATAGTGAAGACCATCCCGATGCGCGTCCCTTGCTTGCTAGGGTCCGTCGTCAAGGCGCTGACGCCAGCCGGGAAGAGGGCCTGGATGGCGTTACCCGCGATGCCGAAGAAAATGGTCCAGACATAGAGTCCCGATGGGGACTTCACAGCGATCCAGCAGTAGGTTAGTAGCCCAGAGATCAGAGCCATGGGTGTGAAGACTGTGATTGTGCCGATCTTGTCGGCGAGAAAATTTGGGCCTAGACGCCCGATGAAGCCGATGCCGTTCAGAACCAGTAGGAGATTTAGCGAGTCCGTGTACGAGAAGTCGAGCTCGTCTCGACTGAAAGAGGCCAGGTAATAAAAGGCAAAGTACACCCCCATGAAGGACTGGACACATTCAAGTCAGCGGTGACGTTCAGTTTCAACAGGCGAAAGATGAACTTACAAAGAACCCCCCGGCAGTATAGAAGGTATACTCCAGTTCCTTGAACGACGCCAAGTCCACCATCTTGCTCGCTTTGCGCGGCGGTATGCGCGGCTTCAGAAAGATGAACCCAACTGTTAGTGTCGCAAGCTGTATGAAGCCAAGCGTGCGCATAGCCCATGGAAACCCAACCTGCGGCAGCAACTGTCGAACCGTACTCGGGAACACCAAGCCGCCTGACGCGCTTCCTACAGCCGCCATGCCGATGGCGATGGCCTTTCTCTTGTCAAAGTAAGTCGATAGCGTCGCTAGGGATGGGCAAAACACCAGACCGAAGCCCAGCCCTACGCAGACGCCGTGCGAGAGGAAAATCTGCCAGTACTGGGTGCACCACGACGTTGCAAAGATGCCGAGCAGGATGAGGAAGCAGCCGGAGAAGTAGAGATGGCGAAAGTACCCTGCATCAGTGAAACGGCCTGAGAATGCGCCGATGAAGAAGAGCAGGAAGACTTGGAAGGATCCGATCCATGAAATGTCTGACGGTGGTCTCTTCAGCTGCTGGACGTAATATGTCTGAAAGACGCCGAAAGAGTTGACGAAGCCCCTACATTGCCCGCCATGTCAACCACTTCATCTTCAAGGTCCTGTTGCGCTGTTGTCTCACTCACCATGTATCCATAAAGATGAAATGCGCGCTCAGTACTATGATAACCGCCCGTCAGCTCCACTCCTTCAGCAAAGGCAGCATCTCATTCTTACCGGCCATCCAAGCAT is a window encoding:
- a CDS encoding major facilitator superfamily transporter: MMDSSIEKETRSDSSRNEGGLVGEETHRTGSRVGRVLSRIASAPTADPGPPPDGGYNAWMAVLSAHFIFMDTWGFVNSFGVFQTYYVQQLKRPPSDISWIGSFQVFLLFFIGAFSGRFTDAGYFRHLYFSGCFLILLGIFATSWCTQYWQIFLSHGVCVGLGFGLVFCPSLATLSTYFDKRKAIAIGMAAVGSASGGLVFPSTVRQLLPQVGFPWAMRTLGFIQLATLTVGFIFLKPRIPPRKASKMVDLASFKELEYTFYTAGGFFSFMGVYFAFYYLASFSRDELDFSYTDSLNLLLVLNGIGFIGRLGPNFLADKIGTITVFTPMALISGLLTYCWIAVKSPSGLYVWTIFFGIAGNAIQALFPAGVSALTTDPSKQGTRIGMVFTIVAFAVLTGNPIAGAIISATGGRYLGAQAFAGSCLMLGTFFLTLARIVKTKKIGKGWFVKV